A single genomic interval of Coccidioides posadasii str. Silveira chromosome 1, complete sequence harbors:
- the RPB10 gene encoding DNA-directed RNA Polymerase II subunit L (EggNog:ENOG410PRZ2~COG:K~BUSCO:16765at33183), with protein MIIPVRCFSCGKVIGDLWERYLRLLDDGVPDGDAMDQLGCKRYCCRRMLMTHVDLIEKLLKYNPAERDRAKMPL; from the exons ATGATCATTCCTGTTCGGTGTTTTTCCTGTGGAAAG GTTATCGGGGACCTTTGGGAGCGGTATCTACGCCTCCTCGATGATGGAGTTCCTGATGG AGATGCAATGGACCAACTCGGCTGTAAGCGGTACTGCTGCCGTCGAATGCTCATGACACACGTTGATTTGATTGAAAAGCTCTTAAA ATATAACCCTGCCGAGCGCGACAGAGCAAAGATGCCCCTATAA
- the LPD1 gene encoding dihydrolipoamide dehydrogenase precursor (EggNog:ENOG410PGM9~COG:C~BUSCO:5674at33183), with amino-acid sequence MFRPIVPRLAGRSLPKATPQTAFQHSFPVSTVYILGRSKRGYATQSDEHDLVIIGGGVAGYVAAIKAGQEGLKTACIEKRGALGGTCLNVGCIPSKSLLNNSHLYHQVLHDTKKRGIEVGDVKLNLKQMMKAKDTSVESLTKGIEFLFKKNKVEYVKGTGSFIDQHSVKVDLLEGGERTLRAKNIIIATGSEATPFPGLTIDEKRIITSTGALSLEEVPKKMVVIGGGIIGLEMASVWSRLGSEVTVVEFLGQIGGPGMDAEIAKQIQKILSRQGLKFMVGTKVTKGDASGESIKLEVEAAKGGKEQTLDADVVLVAIGRRPYTQGLGLEKVGLDVDEKGRVIIDQQYRTKEQHIRVIGDCTFGPMLAHKAEEEAVAAIEYIKKGHGHVNYSAIPSVMYTHPEVAWVGQNEADLKAAGIKYRVGTFPFSANSRAKTNLDSEGQVKFLADEQTDRVLGVHIVGPNAGEMIAEATLAVEYGASCEDIARTCHAHPTLAEAFKEAAMATYAKAIHF; translated from the exons ATGTTTCGTCCCATTGTGCCGCGCCTTGCTGGGCGGTCACTCCCGAAAGCCACTCCTCAGACTGCCTTCCAACATTCTTTCCCAGTGTCCACGGTCTATATTCTTGGACGGTCGAAAAGAGGATATGCAACTCAGTCAG ATGAGCACGATTTGGTTATAATAGGTGGCGGTGTTGCTGGATACGTTGCTGCGATCAAGGCCGGTCAAGAAGGCTTGAAG ACTGCCTGTATCGAAAAGAGAGGCGCGTTAGGTGGTACATGTCTCAATGTTGGATGTATTCCCTCAAAATCCCTCCTGAACAACTCCCATCTCTACCATCAAGTTCTCCACGATACCAAAAAGCGCGGAATCGAAGTCGGAGATGTGAAACTCAACCTGAAGCAAATGATGAAAGCTAAAGACACGTCCGTCGAGTCGCTCACCAAAGGAATTGAGTTCCTCTTTAAGAAAAATAAGGTCGAATACGTTAAGGGAACCGGATCTTTCATTGACCAACACTCCGTCAAAGTTGATCTGTTGGAAGGCGGAGAGCGGACACTGCGCGCGAAGAACATCATCATCGCAACCGGAAGCGAGGCCACCCCGTTCCCCGGCTTGACCATTGATGAAAAGAGAATCATCACCAGCACTGGAGCGCTTTCCTTGGAAGAGGTCCCAAAGAAGATGGTCGTTATTGGAGGTGGTATCATTGGTCTTGAGATG GCCTCCGTTTGGTCGCGGTTAGGTTCAGAGGTTACTGTTGTCGAGTTTCTCGGTCAGATCGGCGGGCCTGGTATGGATGCAGAAATCGCCAAGCAGATTCAAAAAATCCTTTCTAGACAAGGTTTGAAGTTCATGGTCGGAACTAAAGTCACCAAGGGAGACGCCAGCGGTGAAAGCATAAAACTCGAGGTTGAGGCTGCCAAAGGTGGCAAAGAACAAACTCTAGATGCTGATGTCGTTCTCGTTGCCATCGGACGTCGACCTTACACCCAGGGCCTTGGTTTGGAGAAGGTCGGCCTCGACGTTGACGAGAAAGGCCGTGTTATCATTGATCAACAGTACCGCACCAAGGAGCAGCATATCCGTGTAATTGGAGATTGCACTTTCGGTCCCATGTTGGCGCACAAGGCAGAAGAAGAGGCTGTCGCTGCTATtgagtacatcaagaaggGCCACGGTCATGTCAACTACAGCGCTATCCCAAGTGTCATGTATACTCACCCCGAAGTTGCGTGGGTCGGCCAGAACGAGGCAGACTTAAAAGCCGCCGGCATCAAATATCGCGTTGGCACATTCCCCTTCAGCGCCAACTCCCGTGCCAAGACCAACCTCGACTCGGAAGGTCAGGTCAAATTTCTTGCCGACGAACAGACAGACCGTGTCCTTGGCGTTCACATTGTTGGGCCCAATGCCGGCGAAATGATTGCAGAAGCCACGCTCGCTGTTGAATACGGCGCCAGCTGTGAAGATATCGCCCGCACTTGTCACGCTCACCCAACTCTAGCAGAGGCATTCAAAGAGGCTGCCATGGCCACATACGCGAAAGCCATCCACTTCTAG
- a CDS encoding uncharacterized protein (EggNog:ENOG410PXK1~COG:J): MASPGKLIKPHPTSSKTFYQTPSPYEQRIGYYRGVRHGNHIFISGTTAVDQTSPPSAPQILHPGDAAAQMRVALGECLRAVEELSGNKGRAEESVVRVRMYVSRKEDAPGVMEAYREMLGSGRAGRGQEGDQVGAAATLIVVQNGFVSDDMLVEVEVDAIVDEQ; the protein is encoded by the coding sequence ATGGCATCGCCCGGCAAGCTCATCAAACCTCACCCCACCAGCTCCAAAACCTTCTACCAAACTCCTTCGCCCTACGAACAGCGGATCGGCTACTACCGCGGCGTTCGCCATGGCAATCACATCTTTATCTCCGGCACCACGGCCGTTGATCAAACCTCACCTCCTTCGGCGCCGCAGATCCTACATCCAGGTGACGCTGCGGCTCAAATGCGCGTCGCGCTGGGCGAATGTCTTCGTGCTGTGGAGGAGCTATCTGGGAATAAAGGGCGGGCAGAAGAGAGTGTGGTCCGGGTTCGGATGTATGTGAGCAGAAAGGAAGATGCGCCGGGAGTGATGGAGGCATATAGGGAGATGTTGGGCTCTGGGAGGGCTGGACGTGGGCAGGAGGGCGATCAGGTTGGTGCAGCGGCGACCTTGATTGTGGTGCAGAATGGGTTTGTAAGTGATGACATGCTGGTCGAGGTGGAGGTCGACGCAATAGTGGATGAGCAGTGA
- a CDS encoding uncharacterized protein (EggNog:ENOG410PIAS~COG:S~BUSCO:3748at33183) yields the protein MMIAIKTAYTASHSPVDRVFSSISNSPSTLSPCKSTRSSLPSEVPAQNKPPVLPSPKIEKVDRMEDAPDLTSVLSQDQELESVEAEQCLMNDRAAITTTSDSEPESSSPPPPQELTLQTTGIYLNNSHPNEEDPQSVIHAPPGFAEFRAGDSPHESTMSSAPDSDITIRTLRPPGNQSEKLSTSPISPPPLTTKVAPWSDRATPRAQTRQEIDAFGRKPRPNSLEDIPETLDHDSAHEEAEEGSENAVPLPAHDCEIRALKTALSECWTLCNTLATLSSIHRERLFKGSGRHDMEEQAWKSCWKLCQNLYENRDNDYAFHVRPTLDLCREFCQALFEIRIRDDEVADSILRVSFELNNHLYNTHDRNLPEAFRERTLDFYITLCHRLMKQRTQLAEETDSLLRACWGLAEMLFNLRQSKREGKYADEDLLGSAVQACWDLCDLFREGWTQVRPDRRTPRPSQTTFTQAFYQAKGAGYFETVEGVPITPNPETPTTIFDDTATMLSPDQAQVPNILVLGAGNIQSLQPNWASTSSSTLAGYSRPTSRSSTTSSTHTVRSPADDPNLTCLKLLIVRAAMNNGFQRGGAHTLPSFAKALSSDAFGTLHWQTSLLLNYKKLVTGDPAFSAAPPPARASAPDIARAVQVMIQHNGQYAWLLDLYRLVFGFRTDEAMHGSTVVIQS from the exons ATGATGATTGCAATTAAAACCGCGTACACCGCCTCTCATTCCCCCGTGGATCGCGTCTTTTCTTCCATATCGAACTCCCCTAGCACGTTGAGCCCGTGTAAATCCACGAGATCTTCATT GCCGTCCGAAGTACCAGCACAAAATAAACCCCCGGTTCTCCCGAGTCCAAAAATTGAAAAGGTTGACAGAATGGAAGATGCTCCAGACCTCACGTCCGTGTTGTCGCAGGATCAGGAATTGGAATCGGTGGAGGCAGAACAGTGTTTAATGAACGACAGAGCGGCCATCACTACCACTTCAGACAGTGAACCAGAGTCTTCAAGCCCGCCACCTCCACAGGAGCTTACT CTCCAAACGACTGGCATATATTTGAACAACTCTCATCCTAACGAGGAAGACCCACAGTCTGTGATCCACGCCCCTCCTGGATTCGCTGAATTT CGAGCGGGAGATTCTCCTCATGAATCCACAATGTCGTCTGCCCCTGACTCCGACATAACAATCCGGACGTTGAGGCCCCCCGGTAATCAATCGGAAAAG CTGTCCACGAGCCCGATCTCTCCACCGCCATTGACAACGAAAGTTGCGCCTTGGTCTGATCGAGCAACTCCACGCGCCCAAACCAGACAAGAAATTGATGCCTTTGGTCGAAAACCACGGCCCAACAGCTTGGAAG ATATACCAGAGACTCTCGATCATGATTCGGCTCACGAGGAAGCTGAAGAGGGATCGGAAAATGCTGTCCCCTTACCTGCTCATGATTGTGAAATCCGTGCATTGAAAACCGCGCTCTCTGAGTGCTGGACTCTCTGTAATACACTGGCGACCTTAAGCTCTATCCATAGAGAGCGTCTGTTCAAGGGTTCCGGTAGGCATGATATGGAAGAACAGGCATGGAAGTCATGCTGGAAACTCTGTCAAAACTTGTATGAAAATCGGGACAACGACTATGCCTTCCATGTTCGACCAACTTTGGATCTCTGTCGAGAATTCTGCCAGGCGCTCTTCGAAATTCGAATAAGAGATGACGAAGTCGCGGACTCCATTCTACGGGTTAGTTTTGAGCTAAATAACCATCTTTACAATACTCATGATCGAAACTTGCCCGAAGCGTTCCGAGAACGTACACTGGACTTTTATATCACATTATGCCATCGGCTAATGAAGCAGCGAACCCAATTGGCCGAAGAAACAGATTCACTTCTGAGAGCCTGCTGGGGCCTCGCAGAGATGTTATTCAACCTGCGGCAAAGCAAGAGAGAAGGCAAATATGCTGACGAAGATCTTCTGGGTTCTGCAGTACAGGCTTGCTGGGATCTATGTGACCTTTTCCGGGAAGGATGGACGCAGGTTCGCCCGGATCGTAGAACACCAAGGCCAAGCCAGACAACGTTTACGCAAGCCTTTTATCAAGCTAAGGGAGCAGGATATTTTGAGACCGTCGAAGGTGTTCCCATAACCCCTAACCCAGAAACTCCTACCACGATATTTGATGATACCGCCACCATGCTCTCTCCGGACCAAGCGCAAGTCCCCAATATACTCGTACTTGGGGCCGGAAACATTCAATCCCTGCAACCAAATTGGGCTTCCACTTCCAGCTCCACTCTAGCGGGTTATTCCCGCCCTACTTCCCGCTCTTCCACGACGTCCTCAACACATACCGTAAGATCACCTGCCGATGACCCAAACTTAACATGTCTCAAACTGCTTATCGTCCGAGCAGCTATGAACAACGGCTTCCAACGCGGTGGCGCACATACACTTCCATCTTTTGCGAAAGCGTTGTCATCCGATGCTTTTGGTACCTTGCACTGGCAAACATCTCTGTTGCTGAATTATAAGAAACTAGTGACTGGCGATCCGGCATTTAGTGCTGCACCTCCACCCGCGCGTGCCTCGGCCCCAGATATTGCGAGGGCAGTCCAAGTGATGATTCAGCATAACGGACAGTATGCATGGTTACTGGATCTCTATCGGCTGGTGTTTGGGTTTCGGACGGATGAGGCGATGCATGGGAGTACTGTAGTAATTCAATCGTGA
- a CDS encoding uncharacterized protein (BUSCO:68881at4751~EggNog:ENOG410PG3P~COG:S~BUSCO:1459at33183), which produces MKEKRALRPDGSPEARPARETKRIKHSKDADSSLAVVSKHGHSKISAQGQSSSPKKASSKRVKASRAPVSAELSVMPKEVEEQGLAQNGRSDSWGLSYRSGGRFLNLDPIFSSDEKYLLLARHNAVQVYSMATSSIVRTLQIPDDAQHITGYKLCPVTPSRIFVATRSGSIIEWDWTTGECIHSWDISKRIVSLDAIPETRDGSSLSVSPAVYTICKIHRGKSEICVNIRERDTDGQLWKQSVIYKTSTHINNLHVVANGRVILATAGPYVVVGQSSGDPLQPAGNLEYTWREIRLPVYGTCFDIREPPQPHKLPAKAHNRLSPTAAVDLVVGDSDGAISIYYDFLDTLLRCENKGELDAGLVSRRLHWHRECVKTVRWSKDGNYLISGGLETVLVLWQLDTGRKQFLPHLTSAICNLVVSPSGVSYAVKLADNSAMVLSTSELRPTTSISSLQLPSKDDVKLHDKSTRSSNKMFNDRLAAVLHPIQSDYLLLAVPSSQAVYSPDKSPSASFLQTFDTRSNQHISRQALARTNVSILHTGPEGTELTTPDVKFVEISPDGDWLVTVDEWEQYPESMGVLTPIDESDGSCKRKEIFLKFWRWNETNNEWELVTRVDGPHFSSIEGSMPIRDLAVNPKQLGFATIGDDGVVRFWTPGYKPSSRKQDRIVKTWRCSRSIALESPVGADTASASYAGSCLGFSEDGSALAVCFAGQSNPAGLVYIIEPESGKICHTREGLFSGIPRGCGFLDRYLIVLSDHLVSWHTVTDQVMFAFALTDKPGSRASNRSTPLLALNHRNQTLAITFPCVMDDSETKSSESENKSHFQVAVFEPSGPNPLFQSKLKYAPRALLPSAKSGDYIVVDSAAQVLQLSSSTQLARVPMESSEVDLSLRTGLEDIFGYRRVLPQQNQSELDAEYEHVQVNSLADIFDVGPSFALPGVDVLLKDVMDMFGGKATKE; this is translated from the exons atgaaggaaaaaagggCATTGCGTCCAGACGGGTCGCCCGAGGCGAGGCCTGCCCGCGAAACTAAAAGGATAAAACACAGCAAAGATGCGGATTCATCCCTAGCAGTCGTTTCCAAGCATGGCCATAGCAAAATTTCAGCTCAAGGTCAGTCATCATCGCCGAAAAAAGCTTCCTCCAAAAGAGTAAAGGCGTCCCGCGCGCCGGTATCAGCAGAGCTCTCGGTGATGCCCAAGGAGGTTGAAGAGCAAGGCCTGGCACAAAATGGACGCTCCGATTCATGGGGCCTATCATATCGTAGCGGTGGGCGTTTCTTAAATTTGGATCCCATTTTCTCTTCAGATGAAAA GTATCTTCTACTTGCGCGACATAATGCTGTCCAGGTCTATTCTATGGCCACATCGTCGATCGTTCGGACTCTCCAGATCCCCGATGACGCGCAACATATAACCGGTTACAAACTCTGTCCCGTTACTCCAAGCCGAATTTTCGTTGCGACCCGCTCCGGCAGTATAATAGAGTGGGACTGGACCACTGGGGAATGTATACACTCCTGGGACATCTCAAAGCGCATTGTCTCCCTTGACGCAATTCCCGAAACCAGAGATGGTTCTTCACTCTCTGTTAGCCCTGCTGTTTATACGATTTGCAAAATTCATCGTGGAAAGTCTGAGATTTGCGTGAATATCAGAGAAAGGGATACCGATGGTCAGTTGTGGAAGCAGTCTGTAATTTACAAGACTTCCACGCACATCAACAACCTTCATGTCGTCGCAAATGGCAGAGTTATCCTCGCAACTGCAGGACCATACGTTGTAGTCGGTCAATCTAGTGGAGATCCACTACAACCTGCAGGAAACTTGGAATATACGTGGCGCGAGATTCGGCTGCCGGTATATGGCACATGTTTCGATATCCGGGAGCCACCGCAGCCACATAAGTTGCCCGCAAAGGCTCATAACCGGCTTTCTCCTACCGCAGCGGTAGACCTGGTAGTTGGAGACTCTGATGGCGCTATCTCGATATACTATGACTTCCTCGATACGTTACTGCGTTGTGAAAATAAAGGAGAATTGGATGCTGGATTGGTCTCGCGTCGCCTCCATTGGCATAGAGAGTGTGTTAAAACCGTCCGATGGTCAAAAGACG GCAACTATCTCATATCCGGAGGCCTGGAAACAGTACTGGTTCTCTGGCAACTGGACACTGGAAGAAAGCAGTTTTTGCCACATCTGACCTCAGCAATTTGTAACTTGGTCGTTTCTCCATCTGGAGTTAGCTATGCAGTCAAGCTAGCGGATAATTCTGCCATGGTCTTGTCTACGTCTGAACTACGGCCAACCACTAGCATAAGCAGTTTGCAGCTACCTTCGAAAGATGATGTGAAACTGCACGACAAGTCTACAAGGTCGAGCAATAAAATGTTCAATGATAGGCTTGCAGCGGTTTTGCACCCCATACAATCGGACTATCTCCTCTTGGCCGTTCCATCCTCTCAAGCCGTTTATTCGCCTGATAAGTCTCCCAGCGCTTCGTTTCTGCAAACATTCGATACGCGGTCAAACCAACATATCTCTCGTCAAGCCCTTGCGAGAACTAACGTGTCGATCTTGCATACCGGCCCTGAGGGTACAGAATTGACTACACCAGATGTCAAATTCGTTGAAATATCCCCCGATGGAGATTGGCTGGTGACAGTTGACGAATGGGAGCAATATCCAGAATCCATGGGGGTCTTAACACCTATTGATGAATCCGATGGGAGTTGTAAGAGAAAGGAAATATTTTTGAAGTTCTGGCGTTGGAACGAAACCAATAACGAATGGGAGCTTGTCACCCGGGTAGATGGACCACACTTTTCGTCAATCGAGGGTTCAATGCCAATTCGCGATCTTGCTGTGAACCCAAAGCAGTTGGGCTTTGCAACAATAGGAGACGACGGGGTGGTCCGATTTTGGACTCCTGGATATAAGCCTTCTTCACGGAAACAGGACCGCATAGTCAAGACTTGGCGTTGCTCGCGGTCCATCGCACTCGAAAGCCCAGTAGGTGCTGATACTGCTTCAGCCTCCTATGCGGGATCATGCTTGGGATTTTCAGAGGACGGTTCAGCGCTGGCTGTATGCTTCGCTGGACAGTCCAATCCTGCCGGCCTCGTATATATCATTGAACCTGAAAGTGGCAAAATCTGCCACACCCGCGAAGGGCTTTTCTCTGGGATACCCCGTGGATGCGGTTTCCTTGATCGATATTTGATTGTCTTATCCGATCATCTCGTCTCATGGCATACAGTTACCGACCAAGTCATGTTTGCATTTGCACTGACCGATAAACCTGGTTCTCGCGCTTCTAACCGATCCACTCCATTACTTGCGTTAAATCACCGAAATCAGACTCTTGCTATCACGTTTCCCTGTGTCATGGATGATTCTGAAACTAAATCATCAGAATCCGAGAACAAATCTCACTTCCAGGTGGCAGTGTTCGAGCCAAGTGGGCCTAACCCTTTATTCCAGTCAAAGCTTAAATATGCTCCGCGAGCCTTGCTTCCAAGTGCTAAATCAGGAGACTACATCGTCGTTGATTCCGCCGCGCAGGTTCTCCAACTTTCGTCTAGTACCCAATTGGCACGGGTGCCGATGGAAAGTAGCGAGGTCGACTTGTCATTGAGAACTGGATTGGAAGATATCTTTGGATATCGTCGCGTTCTTCCTCAGCAGAACCAATCCGAATTGGATGCCGAATACGAGCACGTGCAGGTCAACAGCTTGGCGGATATATTCGACGTTGGACCTTCATTTGCACTGCCAGGGGTTGACGTTCTGCTTAAAGACGTGATGGACATGTTTGGCGGGAAAGCTACAAAGGAATAG
- a CDS encoding uncharacterized protein (EggNog:ENOG410PM9B~COG:S), which produces MATTLTSKMASQAAKANLPAFNCPPGTKMHLLNLGSLECDEGWLLRGGNSSALSNKNPENKRRELIILSVLIEHPQEGLILFETGCAENVEVKWGAPLTDIFPRVVYNEEHKLPAAIKATGNDIKDVKAVVLGHLHLDHAGGLEHFVGTDVPIYVHEEEFKHACWAIATGADLGVYLAHYMSLDKLNWQTFNEPHLDLFQGITIHHSPGHTPGLCVMQVNLEKDGTFIFTTDQFHIAENYEMAHPHGWLARDHSAWFNSLQMIKRLQRMFNAELVFGHDKEVANRLMSKKKFFE; this is translated from the exons ATGGCAACAACATTGACATCCAAGATGGCCAGTCAAGCTGCCAAAGCGAACTTGCCGGCATTCAATTGCCCACCAGGCACGAAGATGCATCTGCTGAATCTGGGATCACTCGAATGCGATGAAGGCTG GCTCCTTCGTGGCGGGAATTCAAGTGCTCTGAGCAACAAAAACCCTGAGAATAAACGGCGAGAGTTAATCATATTATCTGTTTTGATTGAACATCCCCAGGAAGGGTTGATCTTGTTCGAGACCGGCTGCGCGGAGAATGTTGAAGTT AAATGGGGAGCTCCCCTCACAGATATCTTCCCTCGAGTAGTCTACAACGAGGAGCATAAACTCCCCGCTGCCATCAAGGCTACTGGAAACGATATCAAGGACGTCAAGGCTGTTGTTCTCGGGCACTTACATCTCGACCATGCTGGTGGCTTGGAGCATTTCGTTGGCACCGATGTGCCCATCTACGTTCACGAGGAGGAATTCAAACACGCATGCTGGGCCATTGCCACGGGTGCCGACCTTGGCGTATATCTCGCCCATTACATGTCCCTTGACAAACTGAATTGGCAAACGTTTAACGAGCCCCATCTCGACCTCTTTCAAGGCATCACGATCCATCACTCCCCCGGCCACACCCCCGGTCTATGCGTCATGCAGGTGAATTTAGAGAAGGACGGGACTTTTATCTTCACAACGGATCAATTTCATATTGCCGAGAACTATGAGATGGCACATCCACACGGCTGGCTAGCTCGCGACCACTCTGCATGGTTCAACAGCTTGCAGATGATTAAACGGCTGCAGCGGATGTTTAACGCGGAGTTGGTGTTTGGTCATGATAAAGAGGTCGCGAACCGCCTGATGAGcaagaagaaattctttgAATAG